The region GGCCGAGGCCCAAGGCCGGCACGGCCGACACGCCGCCGGGGCCCGCCGCGGGGCCGCCGACGGTGCCGGCCTGGCCGCCTTGGCCCGTGCCGGTATTGCCCGATTTGGGCAGATTGACGTCCACCGCGAGCGCGGGACGCGCCAGCAGGGCGGATAAGAGGAAGGCCAGGGCTCCCCGGAGGGGTTTCGGGGCCATGCCCCGAGTGTAGCCCCCCTTTTTCCTCCGCGCCAGGGGGTACGTTGACAGGGGGGCCCCGGGCCGTTATACTGCCGGGATGAGCCGAATCGCGGTCTATCCCGGAAGTTTCGATCCCCTCACGCGCGGGCATCTCGACATCATCCAGCGCGCCTCCAAGATATTCGACCACGTCATCGTCGCCGTGTCGAACAACGCGTCCAAGCGGAACACGTTCTCCGTCTCCGAGCGCATCGAGATGGTCGAGGAGTCCATCCGCAACCTCCCCAACGTGGACTGCGACACCATCTCGGGACTGCTCGTCGACTACATGAAGCACAAGAAGGCGCGCGTCCTCATCCGCGGCCTGCGCGTCGTCTCCGACATGGACTACGAGTTCCAGCTCGCCTCCTTCAACCGCCGCCTCAACAAGGACGTCGAGACCGTCTTCCTGATGCCCGACGACCAGTACACCTACCTGGCCTCCTCGATGGTGCGCGAGATCGCGCGCCTGGGCGCCGGCACCGAGCAATTCGTCCCGTCCTTCGTGGCGCGGCGGCGCAAGCTGAAATTTGGCGGCCCCAAGGTCAAATAGCCTCCTGACGTTGGCCGCGGCGCTGCTGCTCGGCGCCGCGTGCAAGCGCGCGCCCGCCCCGGCCCCCGCCGAGACGCCGGACCTCGCCCCGCCCGAGCCGTCCTCGTCGCTGATCGCGACCCCGCTCGACTCGGCCACGACCGGCTTCACCAACGAGATGCAGGCCGCCAACCTGACCCGGGAGACCTCCGACCTGGGCATCCAGCACATCAGCAAGCACATCGAGGAGGGCCAAGGAGAGGCGGAGCGCCGCGGCCCCCCGCCGCCGCTGTCCGAGGTGGAGAAGAAGGAGCGCATGGCCCAGCTCAAGGAGATGCGCGAGGAGTTCACGCGCATGCGCCGCGGCATCGACGCCCAGCGCGACAAGACCGTGGCCCTGCCCGGCTCGACGGCCGCCATCATCAAGGGCCGCGAGTCCGGCGGCATCCTCGGCGCCGTCGAGGACGGCCCCGGGGTGTGGAGCGGCGCCTACGGCGGGGCCGTCGAGACCGGCGAGCGCGTCGTCGAGAACGCCGCGGCCTGGGCCGAGCTGTGGGGGCGCCTCTCGCGCGAGACCCCGCCGGACGTCGATTTCTCGAAGACCCGCGTCGCGGCCGTGTTCGTCGGCCCGCGCCCGACCTCGGGCTACCGCGCCAAGCTGATCGGCATCGAGGTCGAGGCGACGCGCTACCTCGTCCGTTGGTACGAGGAAGGCCCCGGCCAGGGCGAGACCGTCGCGGACGGGGCCACGGCCCCCTTCCTGCTCGTCTCGGTGCCGAAGGACGACAAGGCCATCCGCTGGGATAAGAAGCGCCGGGCCGAAGGGCCCAAAAGAAACTAGGCCTTTAGTCCTTTTTTAGCTTGACTCGCTTTCCGGGCCGCGCTTATAATGGGGGCTGTCCCGATTGGAGCCCCCGATGAGAACACTCGCCGCCATGCTCGTGCTGTGCGCCGGAAGCGCCCTCGCCCTGCCCGACCCGTTCGACGGGAAAGGCGCCAAGGCGCCGACCGTCGTGACGGTCAAGGCTCCCGCCTCCGCCATCGGAGAGGCCGACTCCCGCGTCTGGGTCGAGCTCGAGGCCCCGGGCAAGGCCGAGCGTCAGGCCGCGGTCGACGCCGGCGTCAGCGTCGAGGAGATCAAGCCCGGCTCGGCCGCCGGCTTCGCCACGCCCAAGGCCCTCGAGCGCGCCAAGGCCGCCGGCCTCAAGGTCCGCACGACGGTCACGCTGCGCCAGCGCTTCGGCGCCCTCGACTTCCCCGAGAAGGACGCGGTCTACCACAACTATAAGGAACTCGAGGCGGACATGCGCTCGCTGGCCGCGCGCGCGCCGGACGTGGCCTCGGTGATCTCGATCGGCAAGTCCACCCGCGGCCGCGACCTGTGGGCCGTGCGCCTGACCAAGGGCGCCACGGGGACGCAGCGCAGCAAGAAGCCCGGCATCGTCTTCATGGGCACGCACCACGCGCGCGAGCACCTCTCGACCGAGGTCCCTCTCCTGATCGCCAAGCACCTCGTCGACAACCGCGCCGACGCGGAGATCGCGCGCCTGCTCGACACCCGCGACGTCTACTTCATCCCCATGGTCAACCCCGACGGCGTCGAGTACGACATCGAGGGCGGCAAGTACCACATGCACCGCAAGAACATGGCGAAGAACGCCGACGGCTCGACCGGCGTGGACCTCAACCGCAACTACGCCTGGGGCTGGGGCGGCGGCGGGGCCTCCCCGAACCCCGACGACGACACATACCGCGGCCCGTCCGCGTTCTCGGAGCCCGAGAGCAGGGCCGTGAAGGCGTTCGTCGAGGCCCGCCCGAACCTCAAGGTCATGCTGTCCTACCACACCTTCTCCGAGCTGATCCTCTACCCATGGGGCGGCTCCGACGAGCAGATCCCCGATAAGAAGGCGCTGGCGGCGTTCAAGAACATGGCCGGCGAGATGGCCAAGATGACCGGCTACACCCCCGAGCAGTCGAGCGACCTGTACGTCGCGACTGGGGATACTTGCGATTGGGCCTGGGGCGAGAAGGGTATCTTCGCCTTCACCTTCGAGCTGACGCCGAAGTCCATGTGGGACGGCGGCTTCTACCCCGGCGCGGGCGTCGTGCAGCGGGTGCTCCAGGCGAACATCCGCCCCGCCCTCTACCTCATCGACCTGTCCGACGATCCTTATCGCGCCGCCAAGGACGCGGCGGGGATCACCGCCCGATGAAGACCCTTCACGCGCTCCTCGCGGCGGCGGTCCTGGCGTCCCCGGCCTCGGCGCGGTCGCTCGAGGCCCTGCGATTCTCGGCCGACACCGCGCTCATCCAGGCTTTCCCGGAGGCCATCAACCCCGACCTTCAGGAGCCGCTCGAGCCGGTCCTGCAGCAGCCGCTGCAGCCCATGCTCCTCGCCCCCTCGCGCGCTCCCGGCGCCGTCGTGGGCGCGGTCACCCTGTCCAAGCTGAAGTCCGCCAACCGCCGCGTCGTCGCGCGCCAGTTCGGCGCGCGCACGCTCGACCTCGGCATCGCCTCCGACGCCTCGTTCGCGAACAAGCACTTCACCTTCTCGGACGCGAAGGCGACCTCGCTCGCCCCGCTGGGCGACATGAACCGCCTGCGCGGCGAGGGGATCAACGCGCGCGTCGACGCCAAGACCGTGTACAACTTCAAGGTCATCGTGAACATCTTCAGCCCCGTGCGCGGCAGCACGCTGAAGATGACCCCGGTCCAGGGCACCGCCGGCCCCGCCCACGACATGAAGACCGGCGCCCTGCTCGACGCGATCAAGGCCAAATCCTTCGTCTTCAAGGCCAAGGGGGTCGAGCTCTTGCTCTCCTACGACGCCGACGTCCTCCCCGACGGCTCCGGCTTCGCGAACACGAACAGCTTCCTGTTCACCAAGGAGGACGGCCTCTCCTCGAAGGCCTGGCCCCTCAACGAGTCCAAGCTCCCCCTCGACACGCCCGCGGCCGTCGATCTCGGCGGCCTCAAGCTGACCTTGACCCGCACCTCCGCCGGCGAGCTCGTCATCCGCGAATAACGACCGGTGTCAGGCCTGTCGATGTTGCATAACTTTATGCAACATCGACAGGCCTGACACCATTTTCCATTTTTGTATCATCAAGCCACTATGAAACAGCTCCTACTGCTCGTCGTCCTGTCGTCCGTCGCGTCGGCGGCCGCGCCGTTCGTGCCCGCCCCGACCTTGCGCTACGCGCCGCAGCCGCAGGAGCTGCTGGACGACTGCCGCGGGGC is a window of Elusimicrobiota bacterium DNA encoding:
- the coaD gene encoding pantetheine-phosphate adenylyltransferase, producing MSRIAVYPGSFDPLTRGHLDIIQRASKIFDHVIVAVSNNASKRNTFSVSERIEMVEESIRNLPNVDCDTISGLLVDYMKHKKARVLIRGLRVVSDMDYEFQLASFNRRLNKDVETVFLMPDDQYTYLASSMVREIARLGAGTEQFVPSFVARRRKLKFGGPKVK
- a CDS encoding protease complex subunit PrcB family protein; this encodes MAAALLLGAACKRAPAPAPAETPDLAPPEPSSSLIATPLDSATTGFTNEMQAANLTRETSDLGIQHISKHIEEGQGEAERRGPPPPLSEVEKKERMAQLKEMREEFTRMRRGIDAQRDKTVALPGSTAAIIKGRESGGILGAVEDGPGVWSGAYGGAVETGERVVENAAAWAELWGRLSRETPPDVDFSKTRVAAVFVGPRPTSGYRAKLIGIEVEATRYLVRWYEEGPGQGETVADGATAPFLLVSVPKDDKAIRWDKKRRAEGPKRN
- a CDS encoding zinc carboxypeptidase gives rise to the protein MRTLAAMLVLCAGSALALPDPFDGKGAKAPTVVTVKAPASAIGEADSRVWVELEAPGKAERQAAVDAGVSVEEIKPGSAAGFATPKALERAKAAGLKVRTTVTLRQRFGALDFPEKDAVYHNYKELEADMRSLAARAPDVASVISIGKSTRGRDLWAVRLTKGATGTQRSKKPGIVFMGTHHAREHLSTEVPLLIAKHLVDNRADAEIARLLDTRDVYFIPMVNPDGVEYDIEGGKYHMHRKNMAKNADGSTGVDLNRNYAWGWGGGGASPNPDDDTYRGPSAFSEPESRAVKAFVEARPNLKVMLSYHTFSELILYPWGGSDEQIPDKKALAAFKNMAGEMAKMTGYTPEQSSDLYVATGDTCDWAWGEKGIFAFTFELTPKSMWDGGFYPGAGVVQRVLQANIRPALYLIDLSDDPYRAAKDAAGITAR